The following are from one region of the Nicotiana tomentosiformis chromosome 7, ASM39032v3, whole genome shotgun sequence genome:
- the LOC104094798 gene encoding chloride channel protein CLC-c-like, with protein MENQVDIENEGGMVEEEKIDLERNFSTISESGIREPLLKSKSRVNNTSQIAIVGANVYPIESLDYEIVENDLFKQDWRSRKKVQIFQYIFLKWTLVLLIGLSTGLVGFFNNIGVENIAGFKLLLTSNLMLEGKYFRAFAAFAGCNVVLATCAAALCALIAPAAAGSGIPEVKAYLNGIDAHSILAPSTLLVKIFGSILGVAAGFVVGKEGPMVHTGACIANLLGQGGSRKYHLTWNWLKYFKNDRDRRDLITCGAAAGVAAAFRAPVGGVLFALEEIASWWRSALLWRTFFTTAVVAMVLRSLIQFCRSGKCGLFGQGGLIMFDVNSGVSNYNTIDVLAIILIGVLGGLLGSLYNYLVDKVLRTYSVINERGPAFKILLVMTVSILTSCCSYGLPWLARCTPCPAGLEEKCPTIGRSGSYKNFQCPPGHYNDLASLFLNTNDDAIRNLFSSNNSNEFHISSLLVFFAGVYCLGIITYGIAIPSGLFIPVILAGASYGRIFGRALGSLSNLNVGLFSLLGAASFLGGTMRMTVSICVILLELTNNLLMLPLVMLVLLISKTVADSFNKGVYDQIVKMKGLPFLEAHAEPFMRHLVAGDVCSGPLLSFSGVEKVGNIVHALKYTRHNGFPVIDEPPFSEAPELCGLVLRSHLLVLLNGKKFMKQRVLSGSSILRRFHAFDFAKPGSGKGLKFEDLVITQEEMEMYVDLHPITNTSPYTVVETMSLAKAAILFRQLGLRHLCVVPKKTGRAPIAGILTRHDFMHEHISNLYPHLVPHK; from the exons ATGGAGAACCAAGTTGACATAGAGAATGAAGGAGGGATGGTGGAGGAAGAGAAAATAGATTTGGAGAGAAATTTCTCGACCATTTCAGAAAGTGGGATAAGAGAGCCTTTGCTTAAATCCAAGAGCAGAGTCAACAACACCTCCCAAATCGCTATTGTTGGAGCCAATGTTTACCCCATTGAAAGCCTCGACTACGA GATTGTAGAAAATGACCTTTTCAAGCAAGACTGGAGATCTAGGAAAAAGGTCCAGATATTTCAATATATATTTCTCAAGTGGACTCTTGTGCTTCTCATTGGATTAAGTACTGGCCTTGTTGGTTTCTTTAATAACATAGGAGTGGAAAATATTGCTGGTTTCAAGCTACTGCTAACTAGCAACTTAATGCTTGAGGGAAA ATATTTCCGGGCATTTGCTGCTTTTGCGGGTTGCAATGTGGTTCTTGCAACTTGTGCTGCGGCCCTCTGTGCACTTATTGCACCTGCGGCTGCAGGGTCTGGGATACCTGAAGTAAAAGCATATCTAAATGGTATCGATGCTCATTCCATTTTGGCTCCAAGTACATTACTTGTCAAG ATTTTTGGTTCCATTTTGGGTGTTGCTGCTGGATTTGTTGTTGGCAAGGAAGGACCTATGGTCCATACTGGTGCTTGCATAGCAAACTTACTTGGACAAGGGGGTTCCCGCAAGTATCATTTAACTTGGAACTGGCTAAAATACTTCAAAAACGACCGTGATCGTAGGGATTTGATCACTTGTGGTGCTGCTGCTGGTGTCGCAGCTGCTTTCCGTGCCCCAGTTGGAGGAGTCCTTTTTGCTCTTGAAGAAATAGCATCatg GTGGCGAAGTGCTTTACTTTGGAGGACTTTCTTCACAACTGCTGTTGTTGCTATGGTGCTCAGATCTCTCATACAATTCTGTCGCAGTGGGAAATGTGGACTATTTGGGCAAGGAGGTTTGATAATGTTTGATGTCAATTCAGGAGTATCTAATTACAACACAATAGATGTATTGGCAATAATTTTAATTGGAGTACTTGGAGGCCTTTTGGGAAGCCTTTATAATTATCTTGTCGACAAGGTCCTTCGGACTTACAGCGTCATTAATGA GAGAGGTCCTGCTTTCAAGATCTTGCTTGTCATGACCGTTTCCATCCTGACTTCTTGTTGCTCTTATGGCCTACCATGGCTGGCAAGGTGCACCCCTTGTCCTGCCGGCTTGGAGGAAAAATGCCCAACTATAGGTCGCTCTGGAAGCTACAAGAATTTCCAGTGTCCACCAGGGCATTACAATGATCTCGCATCCCTCTTTCTGAACACCAATGATGATGCCATTCGCAATTTgtttagttcaaataattcaaatgaaTTTCACATCTCTTCACTTCTCGTCTTCTTTGCTGGGGTATATTGCCTTGGCATTATTACCTATGGAATTGCTATTCCTTCTGGACTTTTCATTCCTGTCATACTTGCTGGAGCCTCCTATGGGCGTATTTTCGGTAGAGCCTTGGGTTCGTTGTCCAATCTTAATGTTGGTCTGTTTTCGCTACTTGGTGCTGCTTCTTTCCTTGGTGGTACCATGAGAATGACAGTATCAATTTGTGTCATACTCCTTGAGCTCACAAACAATCTATTAATGCTTCCGTTGGTGATGCTTGTTCTCCTCATATCAAAAACTGTGGCCGATAGTTTTAACAAGGGTGTGTATGACCAGATTGTGAAAATGAAAGGCTTGCCTTTCTTGGAAGCTCATGCTGAACCATTTATGAGGCATTTGGTCGCTGGAGATGTTTGTTCTGGGCCATTATTGTCATTTTCAGGTGTAGAGAAGGTGGGGAACATCGTACATGCTTTGAAGTATACTAGGCATAATGGATTTCCTGTGATTGATGAGCCACCTTTCTCAGAGGCACCAGAGTTGTGTGGGCTCGTTCTAAGGTCTCATTTACTTGTCTTGCTCAATGGAAAGAAATTCATGAAACAACGTGTATTGAGCGGCTCCAGTATTTTGAGGAGGTTTCATGCGTTTGATTTTGCTAAGCCAGGATCAGGGAAGGGGCTTAAGTTTGAGGATCTCGTCATCACGCAGGAGGAGATGGAAATGTATGTTGATCTCCATCCTATAACAAATACATCCCCATACACAGTAGTGGAAACCATGTCTCTGGCCAAAGCTGCAATTCTTTTCCGACAACTTGGACTCAGACACTTGTGTGTTGTCCCAAAGAAAACTGGG AGGGCTCCAATCGCTGGAATCTTAACAAGGCATGACTTCATGCATGAACATATATCGAACCTCTACCCGCATCTCGTCCCCCACAAGTAG